The proteins below come from a single Methanothrix thermoacetophila PT genomic window:
- a CDS encoding RNase P subunit p30 family protein — translation MYYEPRVHVMPQGSSSPSRMAIVARRLGFSGIIVMGINGSGDLQGLDAAYRIGGISVARGVEVASKDPRSLKGRISSLRDRYPFLAVHATSEPVLREALDDPRVDLVLNAGFRLTVPEARSARRNQVALAIDLQPMIRLRGVSRSRWLDLQRYNVRVARKFGIPLVITASPRSHLDLRAPRDMIAMAHILGITREEAIDALRLPGRILEMNQRRWASPGVEVLETGRNEERGI, via the coding sequence ATGTACTATGAGCCAAGGGTTCATGTGATGCCCCAGGGTTCATCATCTCCCAGCAGGATGGCAATTGTTGCCCGGAGGTTGGGGTTCAGTGGCATAATCGTGATGGGCATCAACGGATCCGGAGACCTCCAGGGGCTGGATGCTGCATACAGGATAGGCGGCATAAGCGTAGCCAGAGGGGTCGAGGTCGCATCAAAGGATCCGAGGAGCCTGAAGGGGAGGATCTCCTCTCTGAGGGATCGCTATCCGTTTCTCGCAGTTCATGCGACCAGCGAGCCCGTGCTTCGAGAGGCCCTTGACGATCCCAGGGTGGATCTGGTTTTGAATGCCGGATTCAGGCTGACAGTCCCAGAGGCCAGATCTGCCAGGAGGAATCAGGTGGCTCTCGCCATCGATCTCCAGCCGATGATCCGGCTCAGGGGGGTATCTAGGTCGAGATGGCTGGATCTGCAGAGGTACAACGTGCGGGTTGCAAGGAAGTTTGGGATTCCGCTTGTTATAACAGCTAGCCCGAGATCACATCTGGATCTGAGAGCGCCGAGGGATATGATAGCAATGGCTCATATACTTGGGATCACCAGGGAGGAGGCCATTGATGCGCTCCGGCTGCCAGGCAGGATCCTTGAGATGAACCAGCGGAGGTGGGCATCTCCCGGGGTGGAGGTGCTTGAGACAGGTCGAAATGAGGAGCGTGGGATCTGA
- a CDS encoding archease codes for MQYEFLEHTADVKFRAYGTSPEEMLRNAALAMFSAMIDTKTVRHEMVWEVELEAEDMESLAYKWLSELLFLFSAELAVFSDFDISLSHNSVWRLNARVHGEHIDRKRHSFETEVKAVTLHQFEVRPGDSDRPWIMQVVLDV; via the coding sequence ATGCAGTATGAGTTTCTGGAGCACACTGCTGATGTCAAGTTCAGAGCCTATGGTACCAGCCCGGAGGAGATGCTGAGAAACGCGGCCCTGGCGATGTTCAGCGCCATGATAGATACCAAGACCGTCAGGCATGAGATGGTATGGGAGGTTGAGCTTGAGGCCGAGGATATGGAGAGCCTTGCGTACAAATGGCTCTCAGAGCTCCTGTTCCTCTTCAGCGCAGAGCTCGCGGTCTTCAGCGATTTTGATATATCCCTGAGCCATAACAGTGTATGGAGATTGAACGCCAGGGTCCACGGCGAGCATATAGACAGGAAAAGACACTCATTCGAGACCGAGGTCAAGGCAGTCACGCTCCACCAGTTCGAAGTGCGGCCTGGGGATTCCGACAGGCCCTGGATAATGCAGGTTGTGCTCGATGTTTGA
- a CDS encoding Rpp14/Pop5 family protein: MRSRLPVMRDRRRYLVFELESEGHLDARDVSIEIQSSYLSLFGDSGGASPRLISFDGRFGIVRCRNGHVEELRASLATIHAIAGFRAAIRIRGVSGTIKTATEKYIPQSSIKPEEHRRRVDLKGISGVIVSTRGHEIDVSPDDHIEGLDTRYLGLTYFDLEGGCDYADGTSDGV, from the coding sequence TTGAGGAGCAGACTGCCGGTGATGCGGGACAGGCGGCGTTATTTGGTCTTCGAGCTTGAGTCCGAGGGGCATCTCGATGCCAGGGATGTCTCGATCGAGATTCAGTCCTCCTACCTGAGCCTCTTCGGGGATTCAGGAGGCGCCAGCCCCAGGCTAATATCTTTCGACGGGCGCTTTGGCATAGTGAGGTGCAGAAATGGTCATGTGGAGGAGCTGAGAGCATCTCTTGCAACCATTCATGCAATCGCAGGATTCCGGGCTGCGATACGGATCCGTGGCGTCTCCGGGACGATCAAAACCGCCACAGAAAAGTATATACCGCAATCTAGCATAAAACCGGAGGAGCATCGGAGAAGAGTAGACCTAAAGGGAATTTCTGGAGTGATTGTGAGCACCCGCGGTCATGAGATCGATGTATCTCCGGATGACCATATAGAGGGTCTGGATACCAGATATCTGGGTCTTACATATTTTGACTTGGAAGGAGGATGTGATTATGCAGATGGCACCTCAGATGGGGTATGA
- a CDS encoding methanogenesis marker 14 protein has protein sequence MNISRRLFKPKPRIAESPPVKLLELRSKPYYIVASVEVGNTTTKSILTATDMDTGKTQIVNKTVRMTRDVRPPKPGEEIFGRTICGTPLTKESIAELVRDTLLESHQAAGLLIERDLNFVVRSTGVVAEFDSPEEVGIFIQALAQGCLDAGVPPRLMTPAMSIYNIPERFRRYSLIEKIVFNGPVASVWPPMGATGVEIVANEMEGELATAGIKQGAKWTDVDFRNPCLAMDFGTTLDGRITSEEIPYARTIGNFCGVAGAIPDAVVRGTGLVDATTGTALDIFKDKNSGVNKKARLYAEEIDLLIKIERVPVGTKRYGYVPLDAAAAQKLGVVLIGCDCGENGSKLNELSEIGGEIYRRDGLKVLSATLDLVSAKIARRLVEVAIEEGLVTKRTAIGVTGRAGISGNKPELILEEIGKLGLYDEPEKNIVFVDDGLARGAAVMARCMNSMGTPKNPMGGIRGGRCILKERIEYEKNKLPTAGIPQADKRSMVSDYVAEGHLRR, from the coding sequence ATGAATATCTCCCGTCGTCTCTTCAAGCCAAAACCAAGGATAGCTGAAAGCCCGCCGGTCAAGCTGCTGGAGCTCAGGAGCAAGCCGTACTACATAGTCGCATCCGTGGAGGTGGGAAATACAACGACAAAATCGATACTCACAGCCACTGATATGGACACAGGCAAGACGCAGATAGTCAACAAGACCGTCCGCATGACCAGGGATGTTAGGCCTCCGAAGCCTGGCGAGGAGATATTCGGCAGGACCATATGTGGCACGCCACTCACAAAGGAATCGATCGCCGAGCTTGTCAGGGATACTCTGCTTGAGAGCCATCAGGCAGCAGGCCTGCTGATTGAACGGGATCTGAACTTCGTGGTGAGGTCCACAGGTGTCGTCGCCGAGTTCGACTCACCCGAGGAGGTCGGCATATTCATCCAGGCGCTGGCGCAGGGCTGTCTCGATGCCGGCGTGCCTCCAAGACTGATGACACCTGCGATGTCCATCTACAACATCCCTGAGAGGTTCCGCAGGTACTCACTCATAGAGAAGATCGTCTTTAACGGGCCTGTGGCGTCTGTCTGGCCACCGATGGGCGCGACTGGAGTGGAGATCGTGGCAAACGAGATGGAGGGCGAGCTTGCAACAGCTGGTATAAAGCAGGGTGCAAAGTGGACTGATGTTGATTTCAGGAACCCGTGTCTTGCAATGGACTTCGGCACGACCCTGGATGGGAGGATAACGAGCGAGGAGATCCCCTATGCGAGGACGATAGGAAACTTCTGTGGTGTAGCAGGCGCCATACCTGATGCGGTGGTCAGGGGTACCGGTCTTGTGGATGCAACAACGGGAACAGCACTTGACATCTTTAAAGATAAGAACTCAGGTGTGAACAAGAAGGCGAGGCTCTACGCCGAGGAGATAGATCTCCTGATAAAGATAGAGCGCGTGCCGGTCGGAACGAAGCGGTACGGCTATGTTCCCCTTGATGCCGCAGCAGCGCAGAAGCTGGGGGTCGTGCTGATAGGCTGCGACTGTGGTGAGAATGGCTCGAAGCTCAACGAGCTCTCGGAGATCGGTGGAGAGATATACAGGAGGGATGGTCTGAAGGTGCTCTCCGCCACGCTCGATCTTGTGAGCGCGAAGATCGCCAGGAGGCTCGTTGAGGTCGCGATCGAGGAGGGGCTTGTCACAAAAAGAACAGCGATAGGCGTCACGGGAAGAGCTGGGATATCGGGGAACAAGCCGGAGCTCATCCTCGAGGAGATCGGCAAGCTGGGATTGTATGATGAGCCTGAGAAGAATATCGTTTTTGTGGACGATGGACTCGCGCGCGGCGCTGCTGTCATGGCGAGATGCATGAACTCGATGGGTACGCCAAAGAACCCGATGGGAGGGATCAGGGGGGGCAGGTGCATACTCAAAGAGCGGATCGAGTATGAGAAGAACAAGCTCCCGACAGCAGGCATACCGCAGGCTGATAAGAGAAGTATGGTAAGCGATTATGTCGCAGAGGGCCACCTGAGAAGATGA
- a CDS encoding RNA-binding domain-containing protein, which produces MIHRVHFRAFVSVTEDEERVRRALSIFVPLDHIRSTRASGYYGNPITILEAELRRKEGLEFIHMLREQLSAGELSRLRREIPERVDEDCKLHLRLDKQAAYRGMVRLSEAGDAIDVSVHVATYPSRYEEAVRLLREII; this is translated from the coding sequence GTGATCCACAGAGTTCACTTCAGAGCGTTCGTGTCGGTAACCGAGGATGAGGAGAGGGTCAGGAGAGCCCTTTCGATCTTCGTCCCCCTCGATCACATCAGGTCAACCAGGGCCAGTGGTTACTACGGGAACCCGATAACCATTCTGGAGGCAGAGCTGCGTAGGAAGGAGGGGCTGGAGTTCATTCACATGCTCAGAGAGCAGCTCTCCGCGGGTGAGCTCTCCCGGCTGCGCAGGGAGATCCCTGAGAGAGTTGATGAAGACTGCAAGCTGCATCTCCGTCTGGATAAGCAGGCCGCGTACAGGGGGATGGTCAGGCTCTCTGAGGCCGGGGACGCGATAGATGTGTCGGTGCATGTTGCAACATATCCCTCCAGGTATGAGGAGGCTGTGAGGCTGCTCAGGGAGATCATTTAA
- a CDS encoding radical SAM protein translates to MAVYNRMPPEELQSRAEEAIRRLEHCEICPRRCGVNRIEGELGFCRTGRLAKVSSAGPHYGEEPPLVGYHGSGTIFFAGCNLACVFCQNYEISQLDMGVEVTAERLAGIMMHLQLTGCHNINLVTPTHVVPQILEALVIASEMGLSIPLVYNSGGYDSVDTLRLLDGIVDIYMPDAKYGSDEMAMRYSNAPGYVGVMKAAIKEMHRQVGDLVIENGIAVRGLLVRHLVLPDNLAGTDEVVRFISELSKNTYINIMDQYRPEYRADRYRELSRRITLSEYREALRLARAAGLSRGLEDI, encoded by the coding sequence GTGGCAGTCTACAACCGCATGCCTCCAGAGGAGCTTCAGTCAAGGGCTGAGGAGGCGATTCGCAGGCTGGAGCACTGCGAGATATGCCCCAGGAGATGTGGGGTCAATCGCATTGAGGGAGAGCTGGGGTTCTGCAGGACAGGTCGCTTGGCGAAGGTGAGCAGCGCGGGCCCGCACTACGGAGAGGAGCCGCCGCTCGTCGGCTACCACGGCTCTGGAACCATATTCTTCGCCGGCTGCAACCTGGCATGCGTCTTCTGTCAGAACTACGAGATAAGTCAGCTTGATATGGGGGTAGAGGTCACCGCAGAACGCCTCGCAGGCATAATGATGCATCTCCAGCTCACAGGCTGTCATAACATCAATCTCGTCACACCGACACATGTCGTGCCGCAGATACTCGAGGCACTGGTCATCGCAAGCGAAATGGGCCTGAGCATACCGCTGGTTTACAACAGCGGCGGGTATGATTCGGTGGATACGCTTCGACTTCTCGATGGCATCGTGGACATCTACATGCCGGATGCGAAATACGGCTCCGACGAGATGGCAATGAGGTACTCCAATGCCCCCGGATATGTGGGGGTCATGAAAGCTGCAATAAAGGAGATGCACCGGCAGGTCGGGGATCTGGTCATCGAGAACGGGATCGCAGTCAGAGGGCTTCTCGTGCGCCATCTGGTCCTTCCAGATAACCTGGCAGGCACAGATGAGGTTGTGAGGTTCATATCAGAGCTCTCGAAGAACACGTACATCAACATCATGGACCAGTACAGGCCCGAGTACAGAGCAGATCGGTACAGAGAGCTCTCGAGGCGCATAACGCTGAGCGAATACAGAGAGGCCCTGCGGCTTGCAAGGGCTGCTGGCCTCTCGAGGGGACTGGAGGATATTTAA
- a CDS encoding ribosome assembly factor SBDS — translation MVKLDEAVPARLKSHGAVFEVLVDPDGALAMRRGEDVRIEDILAVEDVFENASRGDRSAEEDLLKAFGTTDPLAIAEIIIKKGEISLTAEQRRRVIESKKRQVIELIARNAINPQTRTPHPPSRIEQAMAEAKVHIDPTKSLEELVAITMKAIRPIIPIRFEEVEVAVKVPASYAAKSYGEISTFGKLVREAWQNDGSWIGVIRIPAGMQTEFYSLVNRLTKGDAETKLLKH, via the coding sequence ATGGTAAAGCTCGATGAGGCTGTTCCCGCGAGGCTGAAGAGCCACGGCGCGGTCTTCGAGGTTCTTGTGGATCCCGATGGAGCCCTTGCGATGCGCCGCGGGGAGGATGTCAGAATAGAGGACATACTCGCGGTCGAGGATGTCTTCGAGAACGCGAGCAGAGGGGATAGAAGCGCTGAGGAGGACCTCCTCAAGGCTTTCGGCACAACAGATCCTCTCGCAATAGCGGAGATCATCATAAAGAAGGGCGAGATCAGCCTCACGGCAGAGCAGCGCCGGAGGGTCATAGAGTCCAAGAAGCGGCAGGTAATCGAGCTGATCGCGAGGAATGCGATAAACCCGCAGACCAGGACACCACATCCTCCATCGAGGATCGAGCAGGCGATGGCAGAGGCAAAGGTTCACATCGATCCGACGAAGTCCCTCGAGGAGCTTGTCGCGATAACGATGAAGGCCATACGCCCCATAATCCCCATAAGGTTCGAGGAGGTTGAGGTCGCGGTGAAGGTTCCTGCGAGCTATGCTGCGAAGTCTTACGGCGAGATATCAACCTTCGGCAAGCTCGTGAGGGAGGCATGGCAGAACGACGGCTCCTGGATCGGGGTTATCAGGATCCCTGCAGGGATGCAGACGGAGTTCTACTCTCTCGTGAACAGGCTCACAAAGGGTGATGCGGAGACCAAGCTGCTGAAGCACTGA
- a CDS encoding 50S ribosomal protein L15e: MRSFYGYIKDAWNSPAKSYVGRLRAQRMIAWRREMSVQRIERPTRLDRARALGYKAKQGIVLARVRVRRGALRKSRYVRNRRTKHMAMHRQNPGKSLQRIAEERASRRFRNMEVLNSYWVGQDGRHKWFEVILVDPNHPAIKSDRDLSWICGGSHRGRAERGKTSAGKKGRGLRRKGFGTEKTRPSIRAHDGRGK; the protein is encoded by the coding sequence TTGAGGTCTTTCTACGGATACATAAAAGATGCCTGGAACTCTCCCGCGAAGAGCTATGTTGGAAGGCTCAGAGCGCAGAGGATGATAGCCTGGCGGCGTGAGATGAGCGTTCAGAGGATCGAGCGGCCGACGAGGCTCGACAGGGCCAGGGCGCTTGGATACAAGGCGAAGCAAGGCATAGTGCTGGCCAGGGTGAGGGTGAGAAGAGGCGCCCTCCGGAAGTCCAGGTACGTCAGGAACAGAAGGACGAAGCACATGGCCATGCACAGGCAGAACCCGGGAAAGAGCCTCCAGCGGATCGCGGAGGAGAGGGCATCCAGGCGCTTCAGAAACATGGAGGTCCTTAACTCGTACTGGGTTGGGCAGGACGGCAGACACAAGTGGTTTGAGGTGATACTTGTAGACCCGAACCACCCGGCAATTAAGAGCGACAGAGATCTCAGCTGGATCTGCGGCGGCTCTCACAGAGGCAGGGCCGAGAGGGGCAAGACCAGCGCAGGCAAGAAGGGACGCGGTCTCCGCAGGAAGGGCTTCGGGACAGAGAAGACCCGCCCCAGCATAAGGGCTCATGACGGTAGGGGTAAGTGA
- the psmA gene encoding archaeal proteasome endopeptidase complex subunit alpha, protein MQMAPQMGYDRAITVFSPDGRLFQVEYAREAVRRGTTAVGIKATDGVAVLVDKRITSRLMEPESIEKIFQIDTHIGAATSGLVADARILVDRARVECQINRLIYDERIGVEALSKKICDFKQTYTQYGGVRPFGTALLIIGAEDNRVRLFETDPSGALLEYKATGIGAGRAAVMEVFEAKYREDMNMREAILLGLEALYRASEGKLDASTTEIGVIMLEDKKFRKLEESEVAEYIEMLKSQLGGEA, encoded by the coding sequence ATGCAGATGGCACCTCAGATGGGGTATGACCGGGCGATCACAGTGTTCAGCCCGGACGGCCGGCTCTTTCAGGTTGAGTACGCGAGAGAGGCGGTCAGGCGAGGCACGACTGCGGTGGGCATAAAGGCCACGGATGGGGTCGCGGTTCTTGTTGATAAGAGAATAACGAGCAGGCTCATGGAGCCGGAGTCGATAGAGAAGATTTTCCAGATAGACACTCACATAGGTGCTGCAACATCCGGGCTTGTTGCGGATGCCAGGATACTGGTTGACAGGGCGAGGGTCGAGTGTCAGATAAACAGGCTGATCTACGATGAGAGAATCGGCGTTGAGGCACTCTCGAAGAAGATATGCGACTTCAAGCAGACCTACACCCAGTACGGCGGTGTCAGGCCATTTGGAACAGCTCTCCTCATAATAGGGGCTGAGGATAACAGGGTGAGGCTCTTCGAGACGGATCCCAGCGGTGCGCTCCTCGAGTACAAGGCAACAGGGATAGGGGCTGGCAGAGCAGCCGTCATGGAGGTCTTCGAGGCGAAGTACCGTGAGGATATGAACATGAGGGAGGCCATTCTCCTCGGGCTTGAGGCCCTCTACAGGGCATCAGAGGGGAAGCTCGACGCCTCGACGACGGAGATAGGGGTTATAATGCTGGAGGACAAGAAGTTCCGCAAGCTCGAGGAGTCTGAGGTCGCTGAGTACATCGAGATGCTGAAATCACAGCTCGGAGGCGAGGCCTAG
- a CDS encoding RtcB family protein, whose translation MLNKIDENIYELPIGYKEGMRVPGRLFISESLLEMVEPGTIEQVANVATLPGIVKYSMAMPDAHLGYGFPIGGVAAFREDGGVISPGGVGFDINCGVRLLRTDLTVEEVRPVISDLIEALFKEIPSGVGATSRLHVSDSELTEAFIAGARWAVEEGYGTEGDLEHCEENGCLKGADPSQVSTKARKRGRPQFGTLGSGNHFLEVQYVGEVYDERIARRFGLFKGQVTVMIHCGSRGAGHQICTDHLEVLAKAVRKYNIDLPDKQLACAPIGTPEATNYFGAMAAAANYAWANRQIIAHWTREVFAKYFGDVEMPLVYDVAHNVAKIEEHMVDGRLERLYVHRKGATRSFGPSRREVPQDYRDVGQPLLIPGSMGTPSYVLCGQDRALELTFGSACHGSGRIMSRSQAKKTYRGSEVKASLQREGIKVMATESAVLAEEAPEVYKPSHEVVEVVHALGLAKKVAKTIPLGVSKG comes from the coding sequence ATGCTCAATAAGATTGATGAAAATATCTACGAGCTGCCGATAGGCTACAAGGAGGGAATGCGGGTCCCGGGCAGGTTATTCATCTCCGAGTCCCTCCTGGAGATGGTGGAGCCTGGAACGATTGAACAGGTGGCGAACGTGGCCACACTGCCGGGTATAGTGAAGTACTCCATGGCCATGCCGGATGCGCATCTTGGATACGGATTTCCGATAGGCGGAGTCGCAGCATTCCGGGAGGACGGTGGGGTCATAAGCCCTGGTGGTGTGGGATTCGATATCAACTGCGGCGTGCGCCTCCTGCGCACAGACCTGACTGTTGAGGAGGTCAGGCCCGTGATCTCTGATCTCATCGAGGCCCTTTTCAAGGAGATACCTTCAGGGGTTGGAGCCACAAGCAGGCTACACGTCTCAGACAGCGAGCTCACAGAGGCGTTCATCGCTGGCGCGAGATGGGCTGTGGAGGAGGGATATGGCACGGAGGGAGATCTGGAGCACTGCGAGGAGAACGGATGTCTGAAGGGCGCGGATCCATCCCAGGTGAGCACTAAGGCAAGGAAGCGCGGAAGGCCCCAGTTCGGTACGCTCGGCAGCGGCAACCACTTCCTCGAGGTACAGTATGTGGGAGAGGTGTATGATGAGCGCATCGCCAGGCGCTTCGGACTCTTCAAGGGGCAGGTCACAGTCATGATACACTGCGGCTCCAGGGGTGCGGGCCATCAGATATGCACAGATCATCTCGAGGTCCTGGCAAAGGCTGTGAGGAAGTACAACATCGACCTGCCGGATAAGCAGCTCGCATGCGCGCCCATCGGAACTCCGGAGGCGACGAACTACTTCGGGGCGATGGCTGCAGCCGCGAATTATGCCTGGGCAAACCGGCAGATCATAGCGCACTGGACCAGGGAGGTCTTCGCGAAGTACTTCGGGGATGTGGAGATGCCCCTCGTCTACGACGTGGCGCACAACGTCGCCAAGATAGAGGAGCATATGGTTGATGGAAGGCTCGAGAGGCTGTACGTACATAGGAAGGGCGCGACCAGGTCGTTCGGCCCCTCCAGAAGAGAGGTACCCCAGGACTACAGAGATGTTGGACAGCCCCTTCTGATCCCGGGGAGCATGGGAACCCCCTCGTATGTCCTCTGTGGCCAGGACAGGGCGCTCGAGCTCACATTTGGCAGCGCATGCCATGGGTCCGGCCGGATAATGAGCAGGAGCCAGGCGAAGAAGACATACAGAGGATCGGAGGTAAAGGCAAGCCTCCAGCGAGAGGGGATCAAGGTGATGGCGACGGAGTCTGCTGTGCTCGCAGAGGAGGCGCCGGAGGTCTACAAGCCCAGCCACGAGGTGGTCGAGGTCGTGCATGCGCTCGGGCTTGCCAAGAAGGTCGCAAAGACGATACCTCTAGGGGTTTCAAAGGGATGA
- a CDS encoding RNA methyltransferase: MKLRVVLVEPRYEGNVGAVARSMKNFGFNDLVLVRPCDIGSFGMAMAAHAKDILQSAKSVDRLEDALEGVNLIVGTTGKRLSRDHHHLRLHLRVPFLTPSELAERLRDKDGTVALLLGREDWGLTNDELMACDVLVSIPTSDEYPVMNLSHAATVLLYELGQVDSTLEIRLAGRDMLERIYESTDHLLRIINYPEHKIRYVVLMLRRIFGRAELTEREANTLLGVIKKAIWKVEGEEDQAPSE; encoded by the coding sequence ATGAAGCTCAGGGTGGTGCTCGTAGAGCCCAGGTACGAAGGAAACGTGGGCGCGGTGGCGAGGTCGATGAAGAACTTCGGCTTCAACGACCTGGTTCTCGTCAGGCCCTGTGATATCGGCTCGTTTGGCATGGCAATGGCAGCGCATGCGAAGGACATACTCCAATCCGCTAAAAGTGTTGACCGTCTGGAGGACGCCCTGGAGGGTGTGAATCTCATTGTGGGCACCACCGGAAAGCGTCTCTCCAGAGACCATCACCATCTCAGGCTTCACCTCCGCGTCCCATTTCTCACACCATCAGAGCTCGCGGAGCGGTTGAGGGATAAGGACGGGACCGTAGCCCTCCTCCTGGGAAGAGAGGACTGGGGACTGACAAACGACGAGCTGATGGCCTGTGATGTGCTTGTGTCTATTCCCACAAGCGATGAGTATCCCGTTATGAATCTATCGCATGCAGCGACCGTGCTCCTCTACGAGCTGGGCCAGGTCGACTCCACACTCGAGATCAGACTGGCTGGCAGAGATATGCTGGAGAGGATATACGAGAGCACAGACCACCTCCTCAGGATCATAAACTATCCGGAGCACAAGATCCGCTACGTGGTGCTGATGCTCCGCCGCATTTTCGGACGGGCGGAGCTGACGGAGCGTGAGGCGAACACCCTGCTTGGCGTGATAAAGAAGGCGATATGGAAGGTCGAGGGAGAGGAGGACCAGGCGCCCTCAGAATGA